In one Bacillus sp. PK3_68 genomic region, the following are encoded:
- the pruA gene encoding L-glutamate gamma-semialdehyde dehydrogenase: MIPYKHEPFTDFSKPENKKAFEEALQFVEGYLGQDYPLVIGGEKITTEDKIVSYNPADKKEVIGRVSKASREHAEQAMKAAVKAFESWKKVKPEIRADILFKAAAIVRRRKHEFSALLVKEAGKPWNEADADTAEGIDFMEYYGRQMLRIKDGMPVESRPGEDNRYGYIPLGVGIVISPWNFAFAIMAGTTVAALVSGNTVLLKPASATPIVAAKFVEVLEEAGLPAGVLNFVPGSGAEVGDYLVDHPKTRFISFTGSRDVGLRIFERASKLNDGQLWLKRVISEMGGKDTIVVDKEANLELAAQSIVKSAFGFSGQKCSACSRAVIVEDVYDQVLSRAIELTKEISVGNPVDNSHYMGPVIDQASFDKIMSYVEIGKEEGRIVAGGTGDSETGYFVQPTIVADVDPEARLMQEEIFGPVVAFAKAKDFDHAIEIANNTEYGLTGAVITTNRMNMEKAREDFHVGNLYFNRGCTGAIVGYQPFGGFNMSGTDSKAGGPDYLQLHMQAKTTSEMF, encoded by the coding sequence ATGATTCCATACAAGCATGAACCATTTACTGACTTTTCAAAACCAGAAAACAAGAAAGCGTTTGAAGAAGCACTCCAATTTGTAGAAGGATATCTCGGACAAGATTACCCGCTTGTTATTGGCGGTGAAAAAATCACTACAGAAGATAAAATCGTTTCCTACAACCCTGCCGATAAAAAAGAAGTCATCGGACGTGTCTCCAAAGCAAGCCGCGAACATGCTGAGCAAGCAATGAAAGCTGCTGTGAAAGCGTTTGAATCCTGGAAAAAAGTCAAGCCGGAAATTCGCGCAGATATCTTGTTCAAAGCCGCTGCGATTGTTCGTCGCCGCAAGCATGAATTCTCTGCCCTTCTTGTAAAAGAAGCCGGAAAGCCTTGGAATGAAGCTGATGCTGATACAGCAGAAGGCATCGATTTTATGGAATATTACGGCCGCCAAATGCTAAGAATTAAAGACGGCATGCCAGTGGAAAGCCGGCCAGGAGAAGATAATCGCTATGGCTACATTCCATTAGGCGTAGGCATCGTTATTTCTCCATGGAACTTCGCCTTTGCCATTATGGCAGGTACAACTGTCGCTGCTCTTGTAAGCGGAAACACGGTTTTATTGAAACCAGCTTCAGCTACACCAATTGTAGCAGCGAAGTTCGTGGAGGTTCTTGAAGAAGCAGGCCTTCCAGCAGGCGTCCTTAACTTTGTGCCAGGAAGCGGTGCAGAAGTGGGGGACTATCTTGTGGATCATCCGAAAACACGCTTTATCTCCTTCACTGGTTCACGTGATGTAGGCCTTCGTATTTTCGAACGTGCCTCTAAATTAAATGACGGCCAACTTTGGCTGAAACGCGTCATTTCAGAAATGGGCGGAAAAGACACTATCGTTGTGGACAAAGAAGCAAACCTTGAGCTTGCTGCTCAATCCATCGTTAAATCAGCGTTTGGCTTTTCCGGACAAAAATGTTCTGCCTGTTCCCGTGCAGTAATCGTAGAAGATGTGTACGACCAAGTATTAAGCCGTGCAATTGAGTTAACGAAAGAAATTTCGGTGGGCAACCCTGTTGATAACAGCCATTATATGGGACCAGTTATTGACCAGGCATCGTTTGACAAAATCATGAGCTATGTTGAAATTGGTAAGGAAGAAGGACGTATCGTAGCGGGTGGAACAGGCGACAGTGAAACTGGCTATTTCGTTCAACCAACCATTGTAGCAGATGTTGATCCAGAAGCTCGCCTTATGCAAGAAGAGATCTTTGGCCCGGTTGTTGCGTTTGCCAAAGCGAAAGACTTTGATCATGCCATCGAAATTGCAAACAACACAGAGTATGGCTTAACAGGAGCTGTTATTACCACTAACCGCATGAACATGGAAAAAGCCCGTGAAGACTTCCACGTTGGAAACTTATACTTCAACCGCGGCTGTACAGGGGCGATTGTTGGATACCAGCCATTTGGCGGCTTTAACATGTCCGGTACGGATTCCAAAGCTGGCGGTCCGGATTACTTACAGCTTCATATGCAAGCAAAAACAACATCTGAAATGTTTTAG
- a CDS encoding twin-arginine translocase TatA/TatE family subunit yields the protein MLQNIGVPGLILILVIALIIFGPSKLPEIGRAFGTTLKEFKKSTRDLVADEQEEADKKEKKNLV from the coding sequence ATGTTGCAAAATATAGGAGTGCCGGGATTAATTCTCATTCTTGTTATCGCGTTAATTATTTTTGGACCCTCCAAGCTACCGGAGATCGGACGGGCTTTTGGCACTACATTAAAGGAATTTAAAAAGTCTACCCGAGACCTCGTAGCTGATGAGCAGGAAGAAGCGGACAAAAAAGAAAAGAAAAATTTGGTTTAA
- a CDS encoding alkaline phosphatase PhoX: MGEELNRRKFLTYVGTGVTALTVASAGLGAFTPKVVEAQGAKAASHLFGRNKKVSGVNFRPIKPTDKDALVLPRGFKYDVVAAYGDVINEKGETFGYNNDFTMFFPIKGSNERGLLWVNHEYTSDLWVTGPQNKDGKYTKAQIEKMLYNQGGSIIEVYKEDGTWKMDTTSQFARRITGLTPFRLTGPAKGSKAVGGTDVVQGTFANCSGGKTLWNTVLSAEENYESTSSAASLNETHYGWIVEVDPFNPGFSPRKHTALGRFHHENAAMGLTNDGRVAVYMGDDKTDACVYKFISKNKYIKSRKQANSDLLEEGTLYAASLSKGEWIALTIEAVRKKAAGNQELLNKFQTQADVLVHAHEAAILLGATPTDRPEDVEISPFDKSVFIAHTNNSKHGNIHGHITRFLEENDDLGSLTFDFEIFACGGRQSGFSAPDNLTFDSDGNLWTVTDISSSSVNKGVFSSFKNNGVFVIPTTGKNEGEAFQFASAPVEAELTGPCFTDDETTLFLAVQHPGEETTNIHKPTSMWPHRKGDNQPRPAVVAITGFQY; this comes from the coding sequence ATGGGGGAAGAATTAAACCGTAGAAAGTTTTTGACGTATGTAGGAACAGGAGTTACGGCTTTAACAGTGGCTTCAGCAGGGCTTGGAGCTTTTACGCCAAAAGTAGTGGAAGCACAAGGAGCAAAAGCCGCTTCCCATTTATTCGGCAGAAATAAAAAAGTATCAGGAGTCAATTTTAGACCAATCAAACCTACAGACAAAGATGCTCTCGTTCTGCCGCGCGGATTTAAATATGATGTAGTAGCTGCTTACGGAGATGTCATTAATGAAAAAGGGGAAACCTTTGGCTACAACAATGACTTTACAATGTTCTTTCCAATTAAGGGATCGAATGAGCGAGGGTTACTGTGGGTAAATCATGAATACACAAGTGATCTATGGGTAACGGGCCCGCAGAATAAGGATGGAAAATACACAAAAGCCCAAATAGAAAAAATGTTGTATAACCAGGGCGGATCCATTATTGAAGTATATAAAGAAGACGGAACGTGGAAGATGGACACGACTTCACAGTTTGCCCGACGCATTACAGGATTGACACCATTTAGGCTGACCGGACCGGCAAAAGGCTCCAAAGCAGTAGGAGGCACGGATGTTGTACAAGGAACATTTGCTAACTGTTCAGGCGGCAAGACACTTTGGAATACAGTTTTATCAGCTGAGGAAAATTATGAATCTACCTCAAGCGCAGCTTCATTGAATGAAACACATTATGGCTGGATCGTTGAAGTGGATCCATTTAATCCAGGATTTTCTCCACGGAAGCATACAGCACTCGGCCGCTTCCATCATGAAAACGCGGCAATGGGGCTGACAAATGACGGGCGTGTGGCGGTTTATATGGGAGACGACAAAACGGATGCATGCGTCTATAAATTTATTAGCAAAAATAAATACATAAAATCACGAAAGCAAGCTAATTCCGATTTGCTTGAAGAAGGAACTCTCTATGCAGCAAGCTTATCGAAGGGCGAATGGATTGCTCTAACTATTGAAGCTGTCCGTAAAAAAGCAGCGGGCAATCAAGAACTGCTCAACAAGTTTCAAACGCAGGCAGATGTGCTCGTTCATGCACATGAAGCGGCTATTTTGCTCGGGGCTACTCCGACAGACCGCCCGGAAGATGTAGAGATCAGCCCATTTGATAAATCCGTTTTTATCGCTCACACAAACAATTCGAAGCATGGAAATATCCATGGACATATCACGCGCTTTTTAGAAGAGAATGACGATTTAGGATCGTTAACATTTGATTTTGAAATCTTTGCTTGCGGCGGTCGCCAAAGTGGGTTCAGCGCTCCGGACAATTTAACATTTGATAGTGACGGGAACTTATGGACAGTGACCGATATTTCTTCTAGTTCGGTTAATAAAGGAGTGTTTTCTTCTTTCAAAAACAATGGGGTATTTGTCATTCCAACAACAGGAAAAAACGAGGGGGAAGCTTTCCAGTTCGCTTCCGCTCCAGTGGAAGCAGAGCTGACAGGCCCTTGTTTTACAGATGATGAAACAACATTGTTCCTGGCCGTGCAACATCCGGGAGAGGAAACAACAAACATTCACAAGCCGACAAGCATGTGGCCGCATCGAAAAGGTGATAATCAGCCGCGCCCTGCTGTCGTTGCCATCACAGGATTTCAATACTAG
- the putP gene encoding sodium/proline symporter PutP, whose protein sequence is MSNEMYQLIAIIIYMAAMVFIGWYAFKRTSNLTDYMLGGRSLGPAVTALSAGAADMSGWLLMGLPGAIFLNGLVETWIAVGLTLGAYLNYVLVAPRLRVYTQVSGDSITIPSYLENRLKDKSRLLRIVSGIVILIFFTFYVSSGMVAGGKFFLSSFGLDYHVGLLIVSAVVIFYTLFGGFLAVSYTDVVQGLIMFLSLILVPIFGLFLTGGFSETATSIREVDPNLLSFFSGASFLGVLSAVAWGLGYFGQPHIIVRFMAISSVKEVKGARRIGIGWMFLSLFGAVATALVGIAYYHQNGATLADAETVFIALGQIIFHPFIAGIMLAAVLAAVMSTISSQLIVTSSALIEDLYKAVIKTDAPDKQYVFYGRMAVLVVSVIAMILSWPNSDTVLKIVSFAWAGFGASFGPIILLSLYWRKITAKGALWGMITGAITVIIWGNVDALTDTLYEIVPGFIICWIVTYLVSLATYKPNEEIDREFSETVELLQKER, encoded by the coding sequence ATGTCCAATGAAATGTATCAATTAATTGCAATTATTATTTATATGGCTGCAATGGTTTTCATCGGTTGGTATGCATTTAAACGCACATCCAACTTGACTGATTACATGCTTGGTGGCCGCTCACTTGGACCGGCAGTCACAGCTTTAAGCGCCGGGGCTGCAGATATGTCAGGCTGGTTGCTCATGGGGCTACCAGGTGCTATCTTTTTGAACGGTCTTGTGGAGACGTGGATTGCCGTCGGACTAACGCTTGGCGCTTATTTAAACTATGTACTCGTTGCCCCTCGTCTTCGTGTCTATACACAAGTATCAGGCGATTCCATTACGATTCCAAGTTATCTGGAAAATCGTTTGAAAGATAAATCTCGTCTTTTACGTATTGTTTCAGGTATCGTTATTCTAATTTTCTTTACTTTCTATGTCTCTTCAGGAATGGTAGCGGGTGGAAAGTTTTTCCTCAGCTCCTTCGGACTTGACTATCACGTCGGTCTTTTAATCGTATCGGCGGTTGTTATTTTTTATACTTTATTTGGCGGGTTTTTAGCGGTTAGTTATACGGATGTTGTTCAAGGACTTATTATGTTTCTCTCGCTGATACTTGTACCGATATTTGGGTTATTTCTTACAGGCGGTTTCTCAGAAACAGCGACAAGCATTCGAGAAGTAGATCCAAATTTATTGAGTTTCTTTTCTGGCGCTTCGTTCCTTGGAGTTTTATCGGCGGTTGCATGGGGACTTGGCTACTTCGGCCAACCACATATCATTGTGCGTTTTATGGCAATCAGCTCAGTTAAAGAAGTGAAAGGCGCACGCCGTATCGGAATTGGCTGGATGTTCCTCAGTCTCTTTGGAGCGGTGGCAACAGCCCTTGTCGGCATTGCCTACTATCATCAAAATGGCGCTACACTCGCTGATGCAGAAACTGTGTTTATTGCCCTCGGACAGATTATCTTCCATCCGTTTATTGCGGGTATTATGCTTGCGGCCGTCCTTGCAGCTGTTATGAGTACAATTTCTTCCCAGCTGATTGTTACGTCATCTGCACTGATTGAAGACTTGTACAAAGCTGTTATTAAAACGGATGCTCCAGATAAACAATATGTATTTTATGGAAGAATGGCAGTTCTCGTCGTATCTGTTATCGCCATGATTCTTTCTTGGCCAAACAGTGATACTGTTTTAAAAATTGTTTCGTTTGCTTGGGCTGGATTCGGCGCTTCATTCGGTCCAATTATCTTACTCTCCCTCTACTGGCGGAAAATCACTGCTAAAGGAGCTCTTTGGGGAATGATTACTGGTGCGATCACCGTTATTATTTGGGGAAATGTCGATGCATTGACAGACACACTTTACGAGATTGTCCCTGGCTTCATCATCTGTTGGATTGTTACTTACTTAGTAAGTCTTGCAACATATAAGCCAAATGAAGAGATTGACAGAGAATTCTCAGAAACTGTTGAGCTTCTTCAAAAAGAACGTTGA
- the tatC gene encoding twin-arginine translocase subunit TatC, with protein sequence MQDLDMKAVEHLEELRKRIIITLAVFLLFLAGSFMFVQDIYHYLVKDLPFKLALLGPGDIIVVYLMIAAVVAGAATIPVAAHQLWLFIKPALTQSERKVALAYIPALFLLFLAGLSFGYFVLFPIILSFLMSLSGEMFQTFFTTEKYFKFLLHMTLPFGILFEMPVVMMFLTSLGLINPYKLRAFRKYSYFLLIVVSVFVTPPDFISDILVIIPLILLYEVSVSLAKVVYKRKAAKQAEEAELKALS encoded by the coding sequence ATGCAAGATCTTGACATGAAGGCAGTGGAACACCTTGAAGAATTAAGAAAAAGGATTATTATCACTCTAGCTGTTTTTCTCTTGTTTTTAGCTGGATCATTTATGTTTGTTCAAGATATCTATCATTATTTAGTAAAAGACTTGCCGTTTAAGTTGGCTTTGCTTGGCCCGGGAGACATTATTGTTGTCTATTTGATGATTGCCGCTGTAGTGGCAGGAGCGGCGACTATTCCTGTAGCCGCTCATCAGTTATGGCTTTTCATTAAGCCCGCTTTAACACAATCAGAAAGAAAGGTTGCACTTGCTTACATTCCAGCGCTGTTTCTGCTGTTTTTAGCAGGTCTGTCATTCGGTTACTTTGTGCTGTTTCCAATTATCTTATCCTTCCTTATGTCGCTGTCGGGAGAAATGTTTCAGACCTTTTTCACGACCGAGAAGTATTTTAAGTTTTTGCTGCATATGACCCTTCCATTTGGTATATTGTTTGAAATGCCGGTCGTTATGATGTTTTTAACGAGTTTAGGGTTAATTAATCCGTATAAGCTTCGCGCTTTCAGGAAATACTCTTATTTTTTACTGATTGTTGTATCGGTATTTGTGACTCCTCCTGATTTTATATCGGATATTTTAGTTATTATACCGCTCATTTTGCTTTATGAAGTGAGTGTCAGCCTTGCCAAGGTAGTGTATAAGAGAAAAGCAGCAAAACAGGCAGAAGAAGCCGAGCTGAAAGCACTCAGTTAA
- a CDS encoding helix-turn-helix domain-containing protein, whose amino-acid sequence MSQPLEKVLALTNINDITEMVSTYLKKPVVVENDQFSLLAYSSYYIEQFDEANQQTIFTKRWPIPILEKFMEEGVVEQLKTIPGPFHVPPIKDIGLNPRVVVSAKYKEQIFGYIWVQETTPPLTDTQMDFLQKVSVHVGRLLYKENQVKARKDEKKNQFYKKIIDETYRTENQIKWEAANVNVVLPTSFLVTVFMVAQIDEDIFEELTETIRLFVNALNRPAHLFTDELKIIVIIGSNSPASSSLTESADQLTNTILSQYKPQTVYVGIGSEYTSIVDLRQSYLEALRVIHTAEFLGTSSLPAFHYKKMGVFLYLEAIARFNSETDYVNEDLLKLERKDQESQSNLLETLEAYLLNHCRIKPAAEQLFIHTNTLKYRLKQIADLTTIDFNDFNMNAQLFIDLQLMKRKKQAPDR is encoded by the coding sequence ATGAGCCAGCCACTGGAAAAGGTTCTTGCATTGACAAATATAAATGATATTACTGAAATGGTCAGTACGTATTTAAAAAAGCCTGTCGTTGTAGAAAATGATCAATTTTCATTGCTGGCCTACAGTTCTTACTATATTGAACAGTTTGACGAGGCAAATCAGCAAACGATTTTCACGAAACGCTGGCCCATTCCAATATTGGAAAAGTTCATGGAAGAAGGCGTGGTTGAACAATTAAAGACGATTCCCGGCCCTTTCCACGTTCCGCCCATTAAAGATATTGGATTAAATCCCCGTGTGGTCGTGAGTGCAAAATATAAGGAACAAATCTTTGGTTATATTTGGGTCCAAGAAACAACTCCTCCGTTGACGGATACTCAAATGGATTTTTTACAGAAGGTATCGGTCCACGTAGGAAGGCTTCTTTATAAAGAAAATCAAGTAAAAGCAAGGAAAGACGAAAAGAAAAATCAATTTTATAAAAAAATTATCGATGAGACTTATCGAACGGAGAACCAGATCAAATGGGAAGCAGCCAACGTCAACGTCGTATTGCCCACTTCCTTTCTCGTGACTGTCTTCATGGTTGCCCAAATTGATGAAGATATATTTGAAGAACTTACAGAAACCATCCGGCTGTTCGTCAATGCGCTAAACCGTCCTGCCCACTTATTCACCGATGAACTGAAGATTATTGTTATAATCGGCAGCAATTCCCCTGCTTCAAGTAGTTTAACTGAAAGCGCAGACCAGTTAACAAACACCATTTTGAGTCAATATAAGCCGCAAACTGTATACGTAGGGATTGGCAGTGAGTACACTTCCATTGTTGATTTGCGTCAAAGCTATCTGGAAGCACTTCGGGTAATTCATACAGCTGAATTTCTTGGCACCTCTTCCCTTCCGGCATTCCATTATAAAAAGATGGGTGTATTCCTCTATCTCGAAGCGATTGCTCGCTTTAACAGTGAGACAGACTATGTGAATGAAGACTTACTAAAGCTAGAAAGGAAAGACCAAGAAAGCCAGTCAAACTTACTTGAAACGTTGGAAGCTTATTTGTTGAATCATTGTCGAATCAAACCTGCTGCTGAACAACTTTTTATTCATACCAACACACTAAAGTATCGGCTTAAGCAAATTGCTGATTTAACCACTATAGATTTTAATGACTTTAACATGAACGCTCAGCTATTTATCGACTTGCAGCTCATGAAGCGAAAAAAACAAGCACCGGACCGCTAA
- a CDS encoding glutamine--tRNA ligase/YqeY domain fusion protein gives MEHNSSNFIKTIIKEDLESGKRDHVVTRFPPEPNGYLHIGHAKSIVINFGLADDFNGKTNLRFDDTNPLKEDQEYVDAIKEDVKWLGYEWEELRFASDYFEEMYDRAILLIKKGKAYVDDLTADQIREYRGTLTEPGKESPYRNRTIEENLDLFERMRKGEFGNGEKVLRAKIDMSSPNINLRDPVLYRVSHASHHNTGDKWCIYPMYAFAHPLEDAIEGVTHSLCTSEFEDQRPLYNWVVEECEMSHQPQQIEFGRLNLSNTVMSKRKLKQLVDEGIVDGWDDPRLPTISGLRRKGYTPTAIREFVKETGVSKGSGVVDEAMLEHFVREDLKLTVPRTMGILKPLKVVITNYPEDQVEWLDAEINPENPEMGVRKIPFSREIYVEQEDFMENPPKKYFRLFPGNEVRLKHAYFIKCEEVIKDENGEVIELRCTYDPETKSGSGFTGRKVKGTIHWVDAKHALPAEFRLYEPLISDAEEEADEAEEKTFLDYVNKNSLEVVQGFIEPNMEDVKPHDKFQFFRHGYFNVDPKHTTKEKIVFNRIVSLKSSFKLK, from the coding sequence TTGGAACACAATTCATCAAACTTTATCAAAACGATTATAAAAGAAGACTTGGAATCAGGAAAACGTGACCACGTCGTTACCCGTTTTCCACCTGAGCCAAATGGTTACCTTCATATCGGTCATGCCAAATCCATCGTTATTAACTTTGGACTCGCAGATGATTTTAACGGAAAAACAAACTTGCGCTTTGATGATACAAATCCCTTGAAAGAAGATCAGGAATATGTAGATGCCATCAAAGAGGATGTTAAGTGGCTCGGATATGAATGGGAAGAACTTCGCTTCGCCTCCGACTATTTTGAAGAAATGTATGATCGGGCTATCCTGCTGATTAAAAAAGGCAAAGCGTACGTAGATGATTTAACAGCTGATCAAATCCGTGAATACCGTGGCACCCTTACTGAACCGGGAAAAGAGAGCCCGTATCGCAACCGCACCATTGAAGAAAATTTAGATTTATTCGAACGCATGCGCAAGGGAGAATTCGGCAACGGAGAAAAAGTGCTACGCGCGAAAATTGATATGTCTTCACCAAACATTAACTTGCGTGATCCCGTCTTATACCGTGTATCTCACGCGTCCCATCATAATACGGGTGACAAATGGTGCATCTATCCAATGTATGCCTTTGCTCATCCGCTTGAAGATGCCATTGAAGGGGTCACTCACTCTCTTTGCACATCAGAATTTGAGGACCAGCGCCCGCTCTACAACTGGGTTGTGGAAGAATGCGAAATGTCGCACCAACCACAGCAAATTGAATTCGGTCGTTTAAATCTTTCCAACACTGTTATGAGTAAACGGAAATTAAAACAGCTTGTTGATGAAGGAATTGTCGACGGTTGGGACGACCCTCGCCTTCCGACTATTTCAGGCTTGCGTCGAAAAGGGTACACTCCGACAGCCATTCGCGAATTCGTCAAAGAAACCGGCGTATCCAAAGGTTCTGGCGTGGTGGATGAGGCGATGCTTGAACATTTTGTCAGAGAAGACTTAAAGTTGACGGTGCCGCGTACGATGGGGATATTAAAGCCGCTGAAAGTAGTCATCACCAACTATCCGGAAGATCAAGTTGAGTGGCTGGATGCTGAAATTAATCCAGAAAATCCGGAGATGGGCGTGCGGAAAATTCCATTTTCTAGAGAGATATATGTTGAACAGGAAGACTTTATGGAGAATCCTCCGAAGAAATACTTCCGCTTGTTCCCGGGCAATGAAGTTCGTCTGAAACATGCCTATTTCATTAAATGTGAAGAGGTCATTAAGGATGAGAATGGAGAAGTAATTGAGCTTCGCTGCACGTACGATCCCGAAACCAAAAGCGGCTCCGGCTTTACAGGCCGCAAAGTAAAAGGAACGATTCACTGGGTTGATGCCAAGCACGCTTTGCCGGCGGAGTTCAGGCTGTATGAACCGCTCATTTCCGACGCGGAGGAAGAAGCGGATGAAGCAGAGGAAAAGACATTCCTTGATTATGTGAACAAAAACTCCTTAGAAGTTGTGCAAGGTTTTATCGAGCCAAATATGGAAGATGTAAAACCGCATGATAAATTCCAGTTCTTCCGGCATGGTTATTTCAATGTCGATCCAAAACATACAACAAAAGAAAAAATCGTATTCAACCGGATCGTTTCTTTAAAAAGCTCGTTCAAACTAAAGTAA
- the uvsE gene encoding UV DNA damage repair endonuclease UvsE encodes MKLGYACINTVLPSKFKTCRLKTVEIEGMKKVKALTIHNLSEVLNVLHWNIENGIFFFRLSSELIPFASHPIVTWEWEKDEDVMALTNEIKKLREQYDLRLSMHPGQYTVLNSPKEQVVVHSISELVYHQKVLDLIDGEDMILHAGGAYGDKAKAKVRFAKNYAQLPEEIKAVLRIENDDKTYTAMDVLELHERTGAPVCFDIHHHRCNHEEEADTEAILTRVFQSWPAGKIPKMHISSGRNTAVDQAHHDYILKEDFEDFLQKLCGRDVDIMCEAKMKEQAVLRLQQLYPEMGL; translated from the coding sequence ATGAAACTTGGATATGCGTGCATTAACACCGTTCTGCCTTCAAAATTCAAAACATGCCGGCTAAAGACAGTAGAGATAGAAGGCATGAAAAAAGTGAAGGCGCTCACGATTCATAATTTGTCGGAAGTACTCAATGTATTGCATTGGAACATTGAAAACGGCATTTTCTTTTTTCGGTTGAGCAGTGAACTCATTCCTTTTGCAAGCCATCCGATTGTCACGTGGGAGTGGGAAAAAGACGAGGATGTTATGGCTCTAACGAATGAAATAAAAAAGCTAAGAGAGCAGTATGATTTAAGACTTTCAATGCATCCTGGACAATATACGGTTTTAAATTCCCCTAAAGAGCAGGTGGTCGTTCATTCTATTTCCGAATTGGTGTACCATCAGAAAGTACTTGATTTAATCGACGGGGAAGACATGATTCTCCATGCAGGCGGGGCTTATGGAGATAAAGCGAAGGCAAAAGTGAGATTTGCAAAAAACTATGCCCAACTCCCTGAAGAAATAAAAGCAGTTTTGCGAATTGAGAATGATGATAAGACATATACGGCAATGGATGTCCTTGAGCTGCATGAACGAACAGGAGCACCAGTTTGTTTTGACATCCATCATCATCGCTGCAATCATGAAGAAGAAGCAGATACGGAAGCTATTTTAACGAGGGTATTCCAATCGTGGCCTGCTGGCAAAATACCTAAAATGCATATTAGCTCCGGGAGAAACACTGCTGTCGATCAAGCACACCATGATTATATTCTTAAAGAAGATTTTGAAGACTTCTTGCAGAAGCTCTGCGGAAGAGATGTCGATATTATGTGTGAAGCGAAAATGAAGGAACAGGCAGTGCTGCGGTTGCAACAGCTATATCCAGAGATGGGCCTGTAA
- a CDS encoding proline dehydrogenase family protein, which produces MLKDLFIGLSQNQFLNSAAKKYGLKLGAQSVVAGTNIEETIRSIKELNAQGISCTVDNLGEFVYKREEATEAKEQILEVIEAIHENNADAHISLKPTQLGLDIDYNFCLENLREIVSRANKYDMFINIDMEDYSHLQPSFDLLDELSKNYNNVGTVIQAYFYRAEEDIKKYKDYRLRIVKGAYKEPEEYAYQDKKDIDTNFIKLIEWHLLNGKFTSIATHDHHIIDHVKKFVKANNIPNSKFEFQMLYGFRKDMQLQLAKEGYNFTTYVPFGKDWYGYFMRRLAERPQNLNLVAKQVFTKKTNTMIGLAAGAFLLGRISKKK; this is translated from the coding sequence ATGTTAAAAGATCTTTTTATAGGCTTGTCCCAAAACCAATTCCTTAACAGTGCAGCAAAGAAATACGGCCTGAAACTTGGTGCGCAAAGCGTTGTAGCTGGAACGAACATCGAGGAAACAATCAGAAGCATTAAGGAATTAAATGCTCAAGGAATTTCTTGTACTGTCGACAATTTAGGGGAATTCGTCTATAAGAGAGAAGAAGCAACAGAAGCAAAAGAACAAATTCTCGAGGTAATTGAAGCTATTCATGAAAATAATGCAGATGCTCATATCTCTCTAAAACCAACTCAACTCGGATTGGACATTGATTATAACTTCTGTTTGGAAAACTTGAGAGAGATCGTAAGCAGAGCAAACAAGTATGATATGTTCATCAACATTGATATGGAAGATTATTCTCATTTACAGCCTTCTTTTGATCTTCTCGATGAGTTGTCAAAGAACTACAACAACGTAGGCACAGTTATCCAAGCTTACTTCTATCGTGCGGAGGAAGATATTAAGAAATATAAAGATTATCGTCTGCGCATCGTAAAAGGTGCTTATAAAGAGCCTGAGGAATATGCCTATCAGGATAAGAAAGACATTGATACAAACTTTATCAAGTTGATCGAATGGCATTTGCTAAATGGGAAATTTACATCTATCGCTACACATGACCACCATATCATCGATCATGTAAAGAAATTTGTTAAGGCAAACAACATTCCTAATTCTAAATTTGAATTCCAAATGCTATACGGATTCAGAAAAGACATGCAGCTTCAATTAGCAAAAGAAGGATACAATTTCACTACTTACGTGCCTTTTGGAAAAGACTGGTATGGATACTTTATGCGCCGTCTTGCAGAAAGACCGCAAAACTTAAATCTTGTTGCTAAACAAGTATTTACGAAAAAAACGAACACCATGATTGGCCTCGCGGCTGGAGCATTTTTGTTAGGAAGAATCTCCAAAAAGAAATAA